One window from the genome of Aeromonas sp. FDAARGOS 1405 encodes:
- a CDS encoding polyhydroxyalkanoic acid system family protein: MFFNSLAGTSALSIIQISRQHPLGLAAARLAAEAIAADMNESYQLDCEWADEEETELRFRGSGVHGTLTLDEDTLELEVHLGLMLLPVRSVLEQEILDYVDNRLPCPKRV; this comes from the coding sequence ATGTTCTTCAACTCGCTCGCTGGCACCAGCGCACTCTCTATCATTCAGATCAGCCGTCAGCATCCACTGGGATTGGCCGCCGCCCGGCTCGCGGCCGAAGCCATCGCTGCTGACATGAACGAGAGCTATCAACTCGATTGCGAATGGGCAGATGAAGAGGAGACCGAGCTTCGTTTTCGCGGCTCAGGGGTACATGGCACTCTCACCCTGGACGAAGATACCCTGGAACTGGAAGTGCATCTTGGTTTGATGCTGTTGCCGGTACGCAGCGTACTGGAGCAGGAGATCCTCGATTATGTCGACAATCGCTTACCTTGCCCCAAACGTGTTTGA
- a CDS encoding TetR/AcrR family transcriptional regulator — protein sequence MDRKPKRRTRERILTTALACFNRQGEPSVTTSAIAAEMEISQGNLYYHFHNKEEIVNALFCEFEQQMDRLLEAVSTPSDEPEDIWLFLHLMFEAVWQYRFLYYDIATLMSGYHQVEQRFSALLRRKEQTAIAICNHLQTVGLMEGTTQQMRTLAANVALVGTFWISYQRALHPKADADIALGVFQVMQLVAPYLRADARAHLGALAHHYTDKV from the coding sequence AATCGACAAGGGGAACCCAGCGTCACCACCTCGGCTATTGCGGCCGAGATGGAGATCAGCCAGGGCAATCTCTACTACCACTTCCACAACAAGGAGGAGATCGTCAACGCCCTGTTCTGCGAATTTGAACAGCAGATGGATCGCCTGCTGGAGGCGGTCAGCACCCCGTCCGATGAGCCCGAAGATATCTGGCTCTTTCTCCACCTGATGTTTGAAGCCGTCTGGCAGTACCGTTTCCTCTACTACGATATCGCGACCCTGATGAGTGGTTATCATCAGGTGGAACAGCGCTTTTCCGCCCTGCTGCGCCGCAAGGAGCAGACCGCCATCGCCATTTGCAACCATCTGCAAACGGTCGGGCTGATGGAGGGCACGACGCAACAGATGCGCACGCTGGCGGCCAATGTGGCGCTGGTGGGCACATTCTGGATCTCTTACCAGCGGGCACTGCACCCCAAGGCGGACGCCGATATCGCCCTCGGCGTCTTTCAGGTGATGCAGCTGGTCGCACCCTATTTGCGGGCCGATGCCCGCGCTCATCTGGGCGCCCTCGCCCATCACTACACCGACAAGGTTTGA
- a CDS encoding wax ester/triacylglycerol synthase family O-acyltransferase produces MPLSEFISCVDTAWLRMDRPNNLMQIIGVLMFEGELDETRLRAGLRHTISVQPRFHQRAVLEGGSYYWRHDPDFDLDQHLKRVILPGEAGKLELEKLVADLASTPLNHQRPLWDMHLTDTSLGGQALVVRIHHAMGDGFSLVRAMLTMMDNTPEGAPRPPSPEPLDDRDDEDEEDCHQGSRLVRAGLKLTGSLWSKYVEVVTHPTKAVDYLKTGRDVASELCNIATLGDDSPCRLRGKTTSTKRVAWSEQIDLPDIKAVGKVLGCSVNDLLIAATAGAFRHYLQEKGDDANKVKIRALVPVNMRAPDDEGALGNRFGLVALDLPLDVEHPLQRLYTVRDRMQALRTSLQPVVVLNLLHALGMAPNAVQQQAVELLTAKASAVITNVPGPQQTLYLAGAKLRQPLFWVPQSGDIGVGVSILSYDHKVQLGLITDKKLVPDPDRVVERFAVEFEQLLLLVLMEPELLFDPNGLDALLG; encoded by the coding sequence ATGCCACTGAGTGAATTTATCTCCTGCGTCGATACCGCCTGGTTACGCATGGACAGACCCAACAACCTGATGCAGATCATCGGTGTTCTGATGTTTGAAGGAGAGCTTGATGAAACGCGTCTGCGGGCCGGATTGCGCCACACCATTTCGGTGCAACCCCGCTTCCACCAGCGGGCCGTGCTGGAGGGGGGCTCCTACTACTGGCGTCATGATCCCGATTTCGATCTCGATCAGCACCTCAAGCGAGTGATCCTGCCAGGTGAAGCAGGCAAGCTGGAGCTGGAGAAGCTGGTGGCCGATCTCGCCTCGACGCCGCTCAACCACCAGCGCCCCTTGTGGGATATGCACCTGACCGACACGTCGCTGGGTGGGCAAGCGCTGGTGGTGCGCATTCACCACGCCATGGGCGATGGCTTCTCGCTGGTTCGGGCCATGCTGACCATGATGGATAACACCCCGGAAGGGGCGCCGCGACCACCGTCACCGGAGCCACTGGATGACAGAGATGACGAGGATGAGGAGGATTGCCACCAGGGCAGCCGTCTGGTGCGGGCCGGTCTCAAGCTGACCGGTAGCCTCTGGTCCAAATATGTCGAAGTGGTCACCCATCCCACCAAGGCGGTGGATTACCTCAAGACCGGGCGGGATGTGGCGAGCGAGCTGTGCAATATCGCCACCCTCGGTGATGATTCACCCTGCCGCCTGCGTGGCAAGACCACCAGCACCAAGCGGGTGGCCTGGTCGGAACAAATTGATCTGCCGGATATCAAGGCCGTGGGCAAGGTGCTGGGCTGCTCGGTCAACGATCTGCTGATCGCCGCCACCGCAGGGGCGTTTCGCCACTACCTGCAGGAGAAAGGGGATGATGCCAACAAGGTCAAGATCCGCGCCCTGGTGCCAGTCAATATGCGTGCACCGGACGATGAGGGGGCGCTGGGCAACCGCTTCGGGCTGGTGGCCCTGGACTTGCCACTGGATGTTGAACACCCGTTACAGCGGCTCTATACCGTGCGTGACCGGATGCAGGCGCTACGCACCTCGCTACAACCCGTAGTAGTGCTCAACCTGTTACATGCCCTTGGCATGGCCCCCAATGCGGTGCAACAGCAGGCCGTCGAGCTGCTCACGGCCAAGGCCAGTGCGGTGATCACCAATGTGCCTGGCCCGCAGCAGACCCTCTATCTGGCTGGAGCAAAATTGCGTCAGCCGCTGTTCTGGGTGCCGCAATCGGGGGATATCGGCGTCGGCGTCTCCATCCTCTCTTACGATCACAAGGTGCAGCTGGGCCTTATCACCGACAAGAAGCTGGTACCGGATCCGGATCGGGTGGTCGAGCGGTTTGCGGTGGAGTTCGAGCAACTGCTGTTGTTGGTGCTGATGGAGCCGGAGCTATTGTTTGACCCCAACGGACTGGATGCGCTGCTCGGTTGA
- a CDS encoding bifunctional 2-methylcitrate dehydratase/aconitate hydratase: MSANVDVNHRPEPDQVLVDIADYVCNHPITSEAALDTARYCLMDTLGCGLLALRFPECTKHLGPIVPGTLVPHGARVPGTQLCLDPVKAAWDIGAIIRWLDYNDTWLAAEWGHPSDNLGGILATADWLSRTRVAEGKAPLTMSDVLVAMVKAHEIQGVLALENSFNRVGLDHVVLVKVASTAVVTHMLGGTRDQVIDAVSQAWVDGQSLRTYRHAPNAGSRKSWAAGDATSRAVRLALITMSGEMGYPGVLSAPKWGFYDVLFKGNQFALHQGYGSYVMENVLFKISYPAEFHAQTAVECAMKLHGQVKGRLDEIDRIELTTHESAIRIISKVGALNNPADRDHCLQYMVAVPLIFGRLIAEDYEDDVAADPRIDALRSKMVVQEDKRYSHEYLEADKRSIANAIQIFFKDGTHTAKVEVEYPVGHRRRREEGIPLLVDKFQHNLATRFPAKRVSDILALCQDGPRLAATPVHAFMDLLVI, translated from the coding sequence ATGTCCGCCAACGTCGACGTCAACCACAGACCCGAGCCCGATCAGGTGCTGGTCGATATTGCCGATTATGTCTGCAACCACCCCATTACCAGCGAGGCGGCCCTCGACACCGCCCGCTACTGCCTGATGGATACGCTCGGCTGTGGCCTCTTGGCCCTGCGCTTTCCCGAGTGCACCAAGCACCTTGGCCCTATAGTCCCCGGGACACTGGTACCCCATGGTGCCCGGGTGCCCGGTACCCAGCTCTGCCTCGACCCCGTCAAGGCGGCCTGGGATATCGGCGCCATCATCCGCTGGCTCGATTACAACGACACCTGGCTGGCCGCCGAGTGGGGTCACCCCTCCGACAATCTGGGGGGCATTCTGGCCACCGCCGACTGGCTCTCCCGTACTCGCGTGGCCGAGGGCAAGGCGCCGCTCACCATGAGCGATGTGCTGGTGGCCATGGTCAAAGCCCACGAAATTCAGGGGGTGCTTGCGCTGGAGAACTCCTTCAACCGGGTCGGTCTCGATCACGTGGTGCTGGTCAAGGTCGCCAGCACCGCCGTGGTGACTCATATGCTGGGTGGCACCCGCGATCAGGTAATCGATGCGGTCTCCCAGGCCTGGGTCGATGGCCAGAGCCTGCGTACCTACCGCCATGCCCCCAATGCGGGATCGCGCAAGAGCTGGGCGGCAGGGGATGCCACCTCTCGCGCGGTGCGCCTCGCCCTTATCACCATGAGCGGCGAGATGGGCTATCCCGGTGTGCTGAGCGCCCCCAAGTGGGGCTTCTACGATGTGCTGTTCAAGGGCAACCAGTTCGCCCTGCATCAGGGGTACGGCAGCTATGTGATGGAGAACGTGCTGTTCAAGATCTCTTATCCCGCCGAGTTCCATGCCCAAACCGCGGTTGAGTGCGCCATGAAACTGCACGGTCAGGTGAAGGGGCGGCTGGATGAGATCGACCGCATCGAACTCACCACCCATGAGTCGGCCATTCGCATCATCAGCAAGGTGGGTGCCCTCAATAACCCGGCCGATCGGGACCACTGCCTGCAGTACATGGTGGCGGTGCCGCTGATCTTTGGGCGCCTGATCGCCGAGGATTACGAGGATGACGTGGCGGCCGATCCCCGCATCGACGCGCTGCGTAGCAAGATGGTGGTGCAGGAGGACAAACGCTACAGCCACGAATATCTGGAGGCGGACAAGCGCTCCATTGCCAACGCCATCCAGATCTTCTTCAAGGACGGTACTCACACCGCCAAGGTGGAGGTGGAGTATCCGGTCGGCCATCGTCGCCGTCGGGAGGAGGGGATCCCGCTGCTGGTGGATAAATTCCAGCACAATCTGGCCACCCGCTTCCCGGCCAAACGGGTCAGCGACATCCTTGCCCTCTGTCAGGATGGGCCACGGCTTGCAGCCACCCCGGTACACGCCTTTATGGATCTGCTGGTGATCTGA
- the prpC gene encoding 2-methylcitrate synthase, giving the protein MGQQKPLGGAGLRGQSAGETSICTVGKSGTGLTYRGYDIKELADSAQFEEVAYLLLKGELPDEQQLDAYKRELRRLRTLPQPLLEVLERIPADAHPMDVLRTGCSMLGDLEPEDGFEHEHEVADRLLAAFPGILIYWYKFSHEGVRIALDSDEECIGGHFLALLHQKAPSELERRVMHVSLILYAEHEFNASTFAARVCASTLSDMFSCITAAIGTLRGPLHGGANEAAMAMIEHWQDEEQARRELLAKLAAKEKIMGFGHAIYRTSDPRNVIIKEWSAKLAEAVGDDRLYRVSCEAEKVMWEEKELFPNADFFHASAYHYMGIPTKLFTPIFVCSRVSGWCAHVMEQREHNRIIRPSADYVGPAPRHFVSLQQR; this is encoded by the coding sequence ATGGGACAGCAAAAACCGTTGGGCGGGGCAGGGCTGCGCGGTCAAAGCGCAGGGGAGACCAGTATCTGCACCGTGGGCAAGAGCGGCACCGGTCTTACCTATCGCGGTTACGACATCAAGGAGCTGGCCGACAGCGCCCAGTTCGAGGAGGTTGCCTATCTGCTGCTCAAGGGGGAGTTGCCCGATGAGCAGCAGCTTGACGCCTACAAACGCGAGCTGCGCCGCCTGCGCACCTTGCCCCAGCCGCTGCTGGAAGTGCTGGAACGCATTCCCGCCGATGCCCATCCGATGGATGTGCTGCGCACTGGCTGCTCCATGCTCGGCGATCTGGAGCCGGAAGATGGTTTCGAGCATGAACACGAAGTGGCGGATCGGCTGCTGGCTGCCTTTCCAGGCATTCTGATCTACTGGTACAAGTTCAGCCATGAAGGCGTTCGCATTGCCCTCGACAGCGATGAAGAGTGTATCGGTGGCCATTTCCTCGCGCTGCTGCACCAGAAAGCGCCGAGCGAGCTAGAGCGGCGGGTGATGCATGTCTCCCTCATCCTCTACGCCGAGCATGAGTTCAACGCCTCCACCTTTGCGGCACGGGTTTGCGCCTCGACGCTCTCTGACATGTTCTCCTGCATCACCGCGGCCATCGGCACCCTGCGCGGCCCGCTCCATGGCGGTGCCAACGAGGCGGCCATGGCGATGATCGAACACTGGCAGGATGAAGAGCAGGCAAGGCGCGAACTGCTGGCCAAGCTGGCGGCCAAGGAGAAGATCATGGGCTTTGGCCACGCCATCTACCGCACCTCGGATCCACGCAACGTCATCATCAAGGAGTGGTCGGCCAAGCTCGCCGAGGCGGTAGGGGATGATCGCCTCTATCGCGTCTCCTGCGAGGCGGAGAAGGTGATGTGGGAGGAGAAAGAGCTCTTTCCCAACGCCGACTTTTTCCACGCCAGCGCCTATCACTACATGGGGATCCCGACCAAGCTGTTCACCCCCATCTTCGTCTGCTCGCGGGTCAGCGGCTGGTGCGCCCACGTGATGGAGCAGCGCGAGCACAACCGGATCATCCGCCCGAGCGCCGATTATGTCGGCCCGGCCCCCCGTCACTTTGTCTCTCTACAACAACGATAA
- a CDS encoding MlaD family protein, translating to MIGAEPVIEKRRWLSPVWLLPLIALLLAGGFLYQQVLSRGQLIQINFAQGNGILPGKTQVRYQGVAIGVVQELELAEDGRKIAVMAKIDSRARPLIRKGSDFWLVSPKASLTEISGLDTLVSGNYINLQPGRESNPLEETFDALEGPPPGYQAQGRMLHLTADSLGSVGIGAKLYFRGIEVGSVINTRLGQDNQNVILDLVIEPRFEHLVKADTRFWNISGIKGSFSLAGVNVEAGSLTSILSGGIAFDSPKDSPEPEKGQTFVLYKGLAEAARGERIDIAAGDLPVKEGMPILYEGIEIGRIDPIRLTDKGRVVTALINPEQAYRITDKSQLVWESVSLSATGVQHADRLLSGPAIRLDYVAGKPVQKMTLTDRAPQSGTKVTLQADDLAGLNQDAPVWYKGLQVGRISQLTLDARGNASVELVMAPNYGHLLNRARFYRAAPLQIDADLSGIKVETSPASAWLGGGIKLVQASSGERINRLYPSQELALLGTRDAKPQRWLLKADQADGIGIGSPVLYLGLEAGKVKQLRAAKEGVEIELEIDGVYAPLLAQQPQFWKKPAIDTKVRVDGVQVKVGNLGTLLRGAIEFDRLANGRSSHQLFDSREQAKAKVRQLSLVADSNPGLGIGSPIRYRGVDIGKIEEIELEPSLGQVIFKAELDGHYAERFLQSGARFTLVQAKLGLGGVAHLDTLIKGAFVEAQPGKGAGKDRFPLSQVGPVGLALTLKSPSVNGLSVGSPLLFRKMVVGSVTKVALARDGSEVVIGVNVDQEYAHLVRANSRFWNVSGVKADIGLTGGTIEVETVQSLLAGGIAFNTPEREMGPTVKAGHSYALYGKAEKEWLEWSPRIQP from the coding sequence ATGATCGGGGCTGAACCCGTCATTGAAAAGCGTCGCTGGTTATCACCGGTCTGGCTGTTACCCCTGATAGCCCTGCTGCTGGCAGGTGGCTTTCTCTATCAGCAGGTATTGAGCCGTGGCCAGCTTATCCAGATCAACTTCGCCCAGGGCAACGGCATTTTGCCGGGCAAAACCCAGGTACGTTATCAGGGGGTGGCCATCGGCGTGGTGCAAGAGCTGGAGCTGGCTGAAGATGGCCGCAAGATTGCGGTGATGGCCAAGATTGACAGCCGTGCCCGGCCGTTGATCCGCAAAGGCTCCGACTTCTGGCTGGTGAGCCCCAAGGCATCGCTGACCGAGATCTCCGGCCTCGATACTCTGGTCTCCGGCAATTACATCAACCTGCAACCGGGGCGTGAAAGCAATCCGCTGGAGGAGACCTTCGATGCCCTTGAGGGCCCTCCCCCCGGCTATCAGGCTCAGGGACGCATGCTGCACCTGACCGCCGATTCGCTGGGTTCTGTGGGGATTGGCGCCAAGCTCTATTTCCGCGGCATCGAGGTGGGCAGCGTTATCAATACCCGCCTGGGTCAGGACAACCAGAATGTCATTCTGGATCTGGTGATCGAGCCGCGTTTCGAACATCTGGTCAAAGCCGATACCCGCTTCTGGAACATCAGCGGCATCAAGGGCTCCTTCAGTCTGGCCGGGGTAAACGTGGAGGCTGGCAGCCTTACCTCCATCCTGAGCGGCGGCATTGCCTTTGACTCGCCCAAAGATTCACCGGAACCGGAGAAGGGACAGACTTTCGTCCTCTATAAAGGGCTGGCGGAAGCGGCGCGTGGCGAGCGTATCGACATTGCGGCTGGCGATCTTCCGGTCAAGGAGGGGATGCCCATCCTCTATGAGGGGATCGAGATTGGTCGTATCGACCCCATTCGCCTCACCGACAAAGGCCGTGTGGTCACAGCGCTGATCAACCCGGAGCAGGCTTACCGCATTACTGACAAGAGTCAACTGGTGTGGGAGAGCGTCTCCCTCTCCGCGACCGGCGTGCAGCATGCAGATCGCCTGCTCTCCGGCCCGGCCATTCGCCTCGACTATGTAGCGGGCAAACCGGTACAGAAGATGACCCTGACCGATCGCGCGCCCCAGAGCGGTACCAAGGTGACGCTGCAGGCTGACGATCTGGCGGGGCTCAATCAGGATGCACCTGTCTGGTACAAGGGATTGCAGGTGGGCCGTATCAGCCAGCTCACCTTGGATGCGCGCGGCAATGCCAGCGTTGAGCTGGTGATGGCGCCGAACTATGGCCATCTGCTCAATCGTGCCCGCTTCTATCGCGCCGCCCCGTTGCAGATCGATGCCGATCTGAGCGGCATCAAAGTAGAAACCAGTCCGGCCAGTGCCTGGTTGGGGGGCGGGATCAAGCTGGTACAAGCCAGCAGTGGCGAGCGGATTAACCGTCTCTACCCGAGTCAGGAGTTGGCACTGCTCGGTACCCGTGATGCCAAGCCGCAGCGCTGGTTGCTCAAGGCAGATCAGGCCGATGGCATTGGCATTGGCTCACCTGTGCTCTATCTGGGGCTGGAAGCGGGCAAAGTCAAACAGCTGCGCGCCGCCAAAGAGGGGGTCGAGATCGAGCTAGAAATTGATGGCGTCTATGCTCCCCTCCTCGCCCAGCAACCCCAGTTTTGGAAAAAACCGGCCATCGACACCAAGGTGCGGGTCGATGGGGTGCAGGTCAAGGTGGGCAACCTCGGTACCCTGCTGCGCGGCGCTATCGAGTTCGACCGGTTGGCCAATGGCCGCAGCAGTCATCAACTGTTCGATTCCAGGGAGCAAGCCAAGGCCAAGGTGCGCCAGCTGTCACTGGTAGCAGATAGCAATCCGGGGCTCGGGATTGGCAGCCCGATCCGCTATCGTGGGGTCGATATCGGCAAAATTGAAGAGATCGAGCTGGAGCCGTCTCTGGGTCAGGTGATCTTCAAGGCGGAACTCGATGGCCACTATGCCGAGCGTTTCCTGCAGTCCGGCGCCCGCTTCACTCTGGTGCAGGCCAAGCTGGGGCTGGGCGGTGTCGCTCACCTCGATACCCTGATCAAGGGGGCGTTTGTAGAAGCACAACCCGGTAAAGGCGCTGGCAAAGATCGCTTCCCCTTGAGTCAGGTCGGCCCGGTGGGTCTGGCCCTGACCCTCAAGAGCCCCTCCGTCAATGGCCTGAGCGTCGGCAGTCCGCTACTGTTTCGTAAGATGGTGGTGGGCAGTGTAACCAAGGTGGCGCTGGCTCGGGATGGCAGCGAGGTGGTGATCGGTGTCAACGTGGATCAGGAGTATGCCCATCTGGTGCGGGCCAACTCCCGTTTCTGGAATGTCTCCGGGGTCAAGGCGGATATCGGGCTGACTGGTGGCACCATCGAAGTGGAGACGGTGCAGAGCCTGCTGGCCGGCGGCATTGCTTTCAATACGCCGGAGAGAGAGATGGGGCCGACCGTCAAAGCGGGCCACAGCTATGCGCTCTACGGCAAGGCCGAGAAAGAGTGGCTGGAGTGGAGCCCGCGCATCCAGCCCTGA
- the prpB gene encoding methylisocitrate lyase: protein MSSLSPSAGLRFRTALANEHPLQIVGTINAYMARMAERSGFQALYLSGAGVANASYGLPDLGMTSLNDVLIDAERITAATRVPLLVDIDTGWGGAFNIARTIRAFERAGVAAVHMEDQVAQKRCGHRPNKAVVSLEEMCDRIKAAVDARENSEFVIMARTDALAVEGMESALERTAAYVAAGADMIFAEAVTELAQYDQFKQAAKVPILANMTEFGKTELFDKEQLAAHGVDMVLYPLSANRAANQAALNVYHHIRQDGHQRAVVETMQTRESLYDFLGYHHYEQTLDRLFSAKE, encoded by the coding sequence ATGTCCAGTTTGTCCCCCTCGGCAGGCCTGCGATTTCGCACCGCCCTTGCCAATGAACATCCCCTGCAGATCGTCGGCACCATCAATGCCTATATGGCGCGGATGGCCGAGCGCAGCGGTTTTCAAGCCCTCTATCTCTCCGGCGCCGGAGTGGCCAATGCCTCCTACGGCTTGCCGGATCTCGGTATGACCTCCCTCAACGACGTGCTGATCGATGCCGAACGGATCACAGCGGCGACCCGTGTTCCGCTACTGGTCGATATCGACACAGGCTGGGGCGGGGCATTCAATATCGCCCGCACCATTCGTGCGTTCGAGCGAGCCGGGGTTGCGGCTGTGCACATGGAAGATCAGGTGGCCCAGAAGCGTTGTGGTCATCGCCCCAACAAGGCGGTGGTGTCGCTGGAGGAGATGTGTGATCGGATAAAAGCAGCAGTGGATGCCCGCGAGAATAGCGAGTTCGTCATCATGGCTCGCACCGATGCGTTGGCGGTGGAGGGGATGGAGTCGGCTCTTGAACGCACTGCCGCCTATGTGGCCGCCGGTGCCGACATGATCTTCGCCGAGGCGGTGACCGAACTTGCCCAGTACGACCAGTTCAAGCAGGCGGCCAAAGTGCCGATCCTCGCCAACATGACCGAGTTCGGCAAAACCGAGCTGTTTGACAAGGAGCAGCTCGCCGCCCACGGGGTCGACATGGTGCTATACCCCTTGAGTGCCAACCGCGCCGCCAATCAGGCCGCCCTCAACGTCTATCACCATATTCGCCAGGATGGTCATCAAAGGGCCGTCGTGGAGACCATGCAGACCCGGGAGTCACTCTACGACTTTCTCGGATATCACCACTACGAGCAGACACTGGATCGTCTGTTTTCAGCCAAGGAATAG
- a CDS encoding paraquat-inducible protein A, which translates to MTSAREMGLCRCHTCGLLVRYQAGAACPRCSSKLQVRIPRSLAWSWGLLALATFMLLPANLLPITHFYNKGLLQSDTIFSGIMMLYRSKMGGIATIVLTASILVPVGKILGLGWICWQLQRAKPVRRKRQLVMYRVIDFIGRWSMLDLFVISLMVALVDRGVLLSVRAGPGATAFAGVVVLTMMSARMLDTRLLWDKAAR; encoded by the coding sequence ATGACCAGCGCCCGTGAGATGGGGCTCTGCCGCTGCCATACCTGCGGTCTGCTGGTGCGTTATCAAGCCGGGGCAGCCTGCCCCCGTTGCAGCAGCAAGTTGCAGGTGCGCATCCCCCGCTCCCTTGCCTGGTCGTGGGGCTTGCTGGCACTTGCCACCTTCATGTTGTTGCCTGCCAATCTGTTGCCTATTACCCATTTCTACAACAAGGGTTTACTGCAGTCAGATACCATCTTCAGCGGTATCATGATGCTCTATCGCAGCAAAATGGGCGGGATTGCCACTATCGTCCTTACCGCCAGCATACTGGTGCCGGTGGGCAAAATATTGGGGCTGGGCTGGATCTGCTGGCAGTTGCAGCGGGCCAAACCGGTACGGCGCAAGCGCCAGCTGGTGATGTATCGGGTGATCGATTTTATCGGTCGCTGGTCAATGCTGGACTTGTTCGTGATTTCGCTGATGGTGGCACTGGTCGATCGGGGTGTTCTGCTGAGTGTCCGCGCAGGCCCGGGGGCCACCGCCTTTGCCGGTGTGGTGGTGCTGACCATGATGTCGGCCCGCATGCTCGATACCCGCTTACTGTGGGACAAGGCGGCTCGTTAA
- a CDS encoding paraquat-inducible protein A, with amino-acid sequence MMEPGSVIVCPACDLLIQRKALPLRRHAHCPRCHQHLYGRYAFRPSQLMALTITGFLLLPSAFFEPLIYLRLAGVNSDADLLRGILVLFGEGEFWVASLVLWCAVLAPVGLLAGIFALASGLAKRWHILAPTLKLVEVFRHWAMLEVYIVSLLVALFKLIDIADVRLGGGLLSLGILMLLNMTLLILFDPAPYWARIPLKEPEHDQRP; translated from the coding sequence ATGATGGAGCCCGGTTCCGTAATTGTCTGTCCGGCGTGCGACTTGCTGATCCAGCGCAAAGCACTGCCGCTGCGTCGTCATGCCCACTGCCCGCGTTGTCACCAACATCTCTATGGCCGTTATGCCTTTCGTCCCTCCCAGTTGATGGCCCTGACCATCACCGGATTTCTGCTGCTCCCCTCCGCGTTTTTTGAACCGCTGATCTATCTGCGGCTGGCGGGGGTCAACTCCGATGCCGACCTGCTGCGCGGTATCCTGGTGCTATTTGGCGAAGGTGAGTTTTGGGTGGCCTCTTTGGTGCTCTGGTGCGCCGTACTGGCACCGGTAGGGTTATTGGCGGGGATCTTTGCGCTTGCCTCGGGTCTGGCCAAACGCTGGCATATCTTGGCGCCCACCTTGAAGCTGGTCGAGGTGTTTCGCCATTGGGCCATGCTGGAGGTCTATATCGTCAGTCTGCTTGTTGCCCTGTTCAAACTGATCGACATCGCCGATGTGCGCCTCGGTGGCGGGTTGCTCAGTCTCGGCATTCTGATGCTGCTCAATATGACCCTGCTGATCCTGTTTGACCCCGCCCCCTACTGGGCGCGGATCCCGTTAAAGGAGCCGGAACATGACCAGCGCCCGTGA